A genomic stretch from Chitinophaga agri includes:
- a CDS encoding MFS transporter: MATVPLSSAPGKWIMVSTIMASAMAFIDGTALNVVLPSIQKSLQASGTDLFWMLNAYLLMLAALMLIGGSLGDKLGRKKIFIAGILIFIGGSALCGIAGDVTLLILFRMLQGIGGALMIPGSLSLISSSIDENERGKAIGTWSAFTTVVTIGGPILGGALADAGYWRYIFFINIPIGIAAIAILWTKVKESISEEPDHTLDYIGAFAIAGGLAAVTFGFLRIPDIGFNNWQVYTSLGIGVVLLFAFIWIEQHSRHPMMPLSLFTNMTFSGANLLTFFLYAGLGAGMLFISLNLVQVQGYDQLQSGMTFLPFTFLMVLLARFAGTLADKYGPRLLLTIGPAIAGTGLLFLSFVGQTKGPAAYFTTFFPGLVIFGLGMSLTVAPLTATVMGAVSDHYSGTASGINNALSRIAGVFANAIFGALAVLFFTGALQKEIPGLPLSTSDKQAVMQQAGELGNARPPATLTTADQEKVTRVYHDSFITAYQQIMRISGALGWLGALMSVLFIRNSAVSSRKK; this comes from the coding sequence ATGGCAACAGTCCCCCTTTCCAGTGCGCCCGGCAAATGGATCATGGTGTCCACAATCATGGCCTCTGCCATGGCTTTCATTGATGGCACGGCGTTGAACGTCGTCCTGCCCTCTATTCAGAAAAGCCTGCAAGCCTCCGGTACAGACCTCTTCTGGATGCTTAACGCCTACCTGCTGATGCTGGCGGCCCTGATGCTGATAGGAGGTTCTCTCGGCGACAAACTGGGCCGTAAGAAGATCTTTATTGCAGGCATCCTGATCTTCATCGGTGGCTCTGCCTTATGTGGCATTGCCGGCGATGTGACCTTGCTGATCCTTTTCAGGATGTTACAGGGGATAGGCGGTGCACTCATGATACCCGGCAGTCTTTCACTGATCTCATCTTCCATAGATGAAAATGAGCGGGGAAAAGCGATTGGTACCTGGTCTGCTTTCACCACAGTCGTAACAATTGGCGGACCTATACTGGGTGGCGCCCTGGCTGATGCGGGGTACTGGCGTTACATCTTTTTCATCAATATACCGATCGGCATCGCCGCCATTGCTATCTTATGGACTAAGGTCAAAGAGAGCATCAGCGAAGAGCCTGATCATACACTCGATTACATAGGTGCCTTTGCTATTGCCGGCGGACTGGCCGCCGTGACCTTCGGCTTTTTACGTATTCCCGATATAGGATTTAATAACTGGCAGGTGTATACGTCACTGGGTATTGGCGTTGTACTGCTCTTCGCATTCATCTGGATAGAACAGCATAGCCGGCATCCAATGATGCCGTTGTCTTTATTTACCAATATGACCTTCTCTGGTGCAAACCTGCTGACGTTCTTTCTATACGCCGGACTGGGGGCGGGGATGTTGTTTATTTCTCTTAATCTGGTGCAGGTACAGGGATATGACCAGTTACAATCCGGCATGACCTTTCTACCTTTTACTTTTCTGATGGTGCTGCTGGCCCGCTTTGCCGGTACACTGGCGGATAAATATGGCCCCAGGCTGTTATTAACGATCGGTCCCGCCATTGCCGGCACCGGATTGCTGTTCTTATCTTTCGTCGGACAAACAAAAGGCCCTGCTGCATACTTTACTACCTTCTTCCCCGGATTGGTTATTTTCGGTCTCGGTATGTCGCTGACAGTCGCACCGTTGACCGCCACGGTGATGGGTGCTGTCAGTGATCACTACTCCGGTACCGCTTCCGGTATCAACAATGCCTTATCCCGTATTGCAGGGGTATTTGCCAATGCGATCTTCGGCGCACTGGCCGTTTTATTCTTTACGGGCGCATTGCAAAAGGAGATCCCCGGACTGCCGTTAAGTACATCCGATAAACAGGCGGTAATGCAGCAGGCCGGCGAACTGGGAAACGCCCGTCCGCCTGCCACCCTGACTACGGCTGATCAGGAAAAAGTAACACGGGTATATCATGACAGCTTTATCACTGCCTACCAGCAGATCATGCGCATCTCCGGTGCTCTTGGCTGGCTGGGCGCGCTGATGTCAGTGTTGTTTATCAGGAACAGTGCAGTGTCTTCAAGGAAAAAATGA
- a CDS encoding BamA/TamA family outer membrane protein: MSLNRIFTILAVFTISTVQAQHPAGDSITVAISPAYDSVSGLHRTLFGESYRKLWAAPVKMKVFHLEKEKGGLIIEQRGGGLQTKSLRLKDNEGKEWVLRTIQKYPERGMPPNLRATIARDILQDQVVTAHPYSSLTVPPLAAALGIPHANPQIVYVPDDPALGEYQQDFANAVFLFEEREPIEATRTDNTEKTQRKLEEDNDVHVNQKIVLRARLLDMLLGDWDRHEDQWRWERVKEDKRVDYTPVPRDRDQVYYNTTGLFPWIVSHQWLKSKFQGYHEHLRDVKGFNFNARYFDRYFLNGLSEDDWREQVHIVQATLTDSLIRQSVRLMPDTIFALSGEKIINAFIARRNELEKEAVSYYKFLSIYTDIPASDKHELFDIRRLDSGRVSVTISKMKKEGTLDGVIYKREFDPTVTKEVRLYALAGHDVFTVSGAASSPIRIRMIGGDGVDSFTVADDVPRKGRLFIYDRADEVNHIPPRGDARIRTSTDTLVNSYNKRSFLFDRFGPLPSIQYNPDQGFMLRVNTMLEKQGFRKVPYAQQHQLIVSYVTGRQAFMLQYLADYKQLIGKNDLRINVLSRGPHNLSNFFGLGNESIFVNDDDMEITFYRNRYDLINGDVRLYRNIAKHVTVSGGIAGQYYTSREANNTHKFLGAYNAAIPDARVFDDRLYAGLIAGIEADTRVGGMMPHRGISWHTELTGMQQTNREHKRYGKFTTDFSFFVPLIGDSTLVMANRIAAGTTVGNPQYFQMMAIGGTQILRGFHTNRFIGKTAVYHNFELRLKLFDFTSYLLPGTVGLIGFNDLGRVWLPGETSHKWHDGYGGGIYVVPVELFLIQAAVGFSEEGALPYITAGFRF; encoded by the coding sequence ATGAGCCTAAATAGAATTTTCACCATTCTGGCTGTTTTTACGATTTCCACGGTACAGGCCCAGCATCCTGCAGGTGACAGCATTACTGTCGCCATTTCCCCTGCCTATGACAGCGTGAGCGGTCTTCATCGGACCTTATTCGGTGAAAGTTACCGTAAACTATGGGCCGCCCCGGTAAAAATGAAGGTCTTCCACCTGGAAAAGGAAAAAGGAGGACTGATCATTGAACAGAGAGGCGGCGGACTACAAACCAAATCGCTACGCCTAAAAGACAACGAAGGGAAGGAATGGGTGCTTCGTACCATCCAGAAATATCCGGAAAGAGGGATGCCGCCAAACCTCCGGGCGACTATCGCCAGAGACATCCTGCAGGATCAGGTGGTAACTGCACATCCCTATTCTTCTCTTACCGTGCCACCATTAGCGGCAGCATTGGGTATCCCACATGCGAATCCGCAGATCGTGTATGTTCCTGATGATCCCGCCCTGGGTGAATACCAGCAAGACTTTGCGAACGCAGTGTTCCTCTTTGAAGAACGTGAGCCGATCGAGGCCACCCGCACAGATAACACCGAGAAAACACAGCGTAAGCTGGAAGAAGATAATGACGTACACGTCAATCAGAAAATAGTGCTAAGGGCCCGTTTGCTGGATATGTTGCTGGGCGACTGGGACCGGCACGAAGATCAGTGGCGCTGGGAGCGGGTAAAGGAAGACAAACGTGTAGACTACACTCCCGTTCCCCGTGACCGTGACCAGGTGTATTACAATACGACTGGCCTGTTCCCCTGGATCGTGTCCCACCAATGGCTCAAGTCAAAGTTCCAGGGGTATCATGAACATCTCCGGGATGTGAAGGGATTTAACTTCAATGCCCGTTATTTCGACCGTTATTTCCTGAATGGACTGAGTGAAGATGACTGGCGTGAACAGGTGCATATTGTACAGGCGACCCTCACCGACAGTCTGATCAGGCAGTCCGTTCGCCTGATGCCGGATACGATCTTTGCATTATCCGGAGAAAAGATCATTAACGCTTTTATTGCCCGCCGGAATGAACTGGAAAAGGAGGCGGTCAGCTATTATAAATTCCTGTCTATCTATACGGATATCCCTGCTTCTGACAAACATGAGCTCTTTGATATCCGTCGTCTGGACAGCGGCCGTGTATCGGTGACCATCAGCAAGATGAAGAAGGAGGGAACACTGGATGGTGTCATATATAAGCGCGAATTTGACCCTACTGTCACTAAAGAAGTACGCCTGTATGCACTGGCGGGACATGACGTCTTTACCGTGTCGGGCGCAGCATCCTCGCCTATTCGTATCCGCATGATCGGAGGCGATGGTGTAGATAGTTTTACGGTGGCAGATGATGTGCCCCGCAAAGGAAGACTGTTTATCTATGACCGCGCTGATGAAGTCAATCATATTCCTCCCAGAGGTGACGCCAGGATCCGCACTTCTACAGATACACTCGTCAATAGCTACAACAAGCGCAGCTTCTTATTTGATCGCTTTGGTCCGTTACCTTCCATTCAATATAACCCCGATCAGGGCTTTATGCTACGGGTGAACACCATGCTGGAAAAGCAGGGCTTCCGTAAAGTACCCTATGCACAGCAACATCAGCTGATCGTTAGTTATGTTACGGGACGGCAGGCTTTTATGCTGCAATACCTGGCGGACTATAAGCAGCTCATCGGCAAGAATGATCTGCGTATTAACGTATTGTCCCGCGGACCGCACAACCTGAGTAACTTCTTCGGATTAGGTAACGAATCAATTTTCGTCAATGATGACGATATGGAAATTACGTTTTACCGTAACCGGTATGATCTGATCAACGGCGATGTAAGATTATACCGCAACATTGCGAAGCATGTCACTGTTAGTGGCGGTATCGCCGGACAATATTACACCAGCAGGGAAGCAAACAATACACATAAGTTCCTTGGCGCCTATAATGCAGCAATTCCTGATGCAAGGGTATTTGATGATCGTTTGTATGCAGGACTGATAGCTGGTATAGAAGCAGATACAAGGGTGGGAGGGATGATGCCACATAGAGGAATTAGCTGGCATACAGAGCTGACCGGTATGCAGCAAACTAACCGCGAACATAAACGGTATGGGAAATTCACCACAGATTTCAGCTTCTTTGTTCCATTGATCGGAGATTCTACGCTAGTGATGGCGAATCGTATTGCGGCCGGTACCACAGTAGGGAATCCGCAGTATTTTCAGATGATGGCAATTGGTGGAACACAGATCCTGAGAGGATTTCATACCAACCGCTTTATCGGAAAGACGGCTGTATATCACAATTTTGAGCTACGCCTGAAGCTCTTTGACTTTACCTCTTATCTGTTACCCGGTACAGTGGGACTGATCGGCTTCAATGATCTTGGAAGAGTATGGCTGCCAGGGGAAACCTCTCACAAATGGCATGATGGTTATGGCGGTGGTATTTATGTTGTTCCCGTGGAACTGTTCCTGATACAGGCGGCGGTGGGCTTTTCGGAAGAAGGAGCGTTGCCGTATATAACGGCGGGGTTTAGGTTCTAG
- a CDS encoding DUF92 domain-containing protein has translation MDRLLAPSPGLFTVTLILLGFSLVIMYLMYRKLTGPAFIAAIAMGGLIGWGGGPRALFLLYVFFALAVLATSHKKQLKANLSPDGKHPQERTVGQVFANGGMAAIMGAFAIMDRPGHSLYELMLSASLASALSDTWSSELGMVYGRNFYNILTFKKDQKGLDGVISREGFWLGVAGAAIIALLHGGFSKESWVILVAGVTGNLADSLMGASMERKHMIGNDMVNFLSTLAAALTGLVLYSYV, from the coding sequence ATGGACAGACTTTTAGCACCCAGCCCTGGACTCTTCACCGTCACACTCATTTTACTCGGTTTCAGTCTCGTCATTATGTACCTGATGTACAGGAAGCTGACTGGCCCTGCTTTTATCGCCGCTATTGCAATGGGTGGCCTTATCGGATGGGGAGGTGGTCCACGCGCACTGTTCCTCCTTTATGTTTTCTTTGCACTGGCAGTACTGGCCACATCTCACAAGAAACAGCTAAAAGCCAACTTGTCTCCCGACGGGAAACATCCTCAGGAAAGAACCGTCGGACAGGTATTTGCCAATGGCGGCATGGCAGCTATCATGGGTGCGTTTGCTATCATGGACAGACCAGGACATTCACTCTATGAACTGATGCTTAGCGCGAGCCTCGCTTCCGCATTATCAGACACGTGGTCATCTGAACTCGGTATGGTTTACGGACGTAATTTCTACAACATACTAACTTTTAAAAAAGACCAGAAAGGTCTGGACGGTGTTATCAGCCGGGAAGGGTTTTGGCTCGGCGTGGCCGGGGCGGCGATCATCGCACTGTTACACGGAGGTTTCAGTAAAGAAAGCTGGGTCATCCTTGTTGCGGGTGTCACAGGTAATCTGGCTGATTCATTAATGGGCGCATCTATGGAAAGGAAGCACATGATCGGTAACGATATGGTTAACTTTCTGAGTACCCTGGCCGCTGCACTCACCGGACTGGTATTGTACAGCTACGTATAA
- a CDS encoding GNAT family N-acetyltransferase: MLEVVEVKKDDVKLLEQVKGLFREYANWLSVDLSFQRFEEELSSLPEPYYEAPAGALFLALVDGQPAGCVAVRLFENSTCEMKRLFVRDSFKGHGVGRALATRAIEAGRDLGYKRMLLDTLAHMRPAIELYTSLGFQPIAAYYDNPISDAVYLSMMLEKESAGTAL; this comes from the coding sequence ATGTTGGAAGTTGTAGAAGTAAAAAAAGATGATGTCAAGCTACTGGAGCAGGTAAAAGGGCTTTTCCGAGAGTATGCCAACTGGTTAAGTGTTGACCTCAGTTTTCAGCGGTTCGAAGAAGAATTAAGCAGTTTACCTGAGCCTTATTACGAGGCGCCGGCAGGAGCGCTATTCCTGGCACTGGTAGATGGACAGCCCGCAGGTTGCGTGGCAGTAAGGTTGTTTGAAAACTCCACCTGCGAAATGAAAAGGCTCTTTGTGCGCGACAGCTTTAAAGGGCATGGTGTCGGAAGGGCACTGGCCACCAGAGCGATCGAAGCGGGCAGAGACCTGGGTTACAAACGTATGTTGCTGGATACCCTTGCACACATGCGCCCTGCTATTGAGTTGTATACCAGCCTGGGCTTCCAGCCGATCGCTGCGTATTACGACAATCCGATCAGTGATGCCGTATATCTTTCCATGATGCTCGAAAAGGAGAGTGCTGGTACGGCGCTGTAA
- a CDS encoding serine hydrolase, with protein MNRRNIVLALSFLFILPAAFGQQSKAAAIDSVIQRAYRLGVFNGNVLVKDNNRTVYHTAIGQADATGSQPLTEQHRFHIGSIAKEFSAAGIMLLQQEGRLSLHDHVSKYLPNLPSWADSIEIIHLLQYTSGLPDVKWKTVNTDADNMADLQQLTRLNTVPGQTYAYNNNNIFLQRQIIEKVSGRSFKDFVTQRLLLPAGMKTAIVDPTETTPLMSKSFSNDKKQDPLTIPISGQTAVTLQDLYLWSEAINHFKILHPASTRTILYPFAPNRQAGLGGGGMEGNKMIRHVHDGTGRNFQALLVSDPVKGRTVILLTNNMQNNLYDFNTAIQNILDGKPYTQPKKAGFNLLLANIKDQKGEQLLTLYNQLKQQYSEQYDFDGEGTLNRLGYHLMGQGRIDDAIIVFEYNTTLFPQSGNVFDSLGEAYYKKGDKARALVNYKRSLELDPGNETAKMIIAELTAK; from the coding sequence ATGAACAGGAGAAACATTGTTCTCGCGCTGAGCTTCCTTTTTATCCTGCCTGCGGCCTTCGGACAGCAAAGCAAGGCCGCTGCCATTGATTCCGTAATACAAAGAGCATACCGGCTGGGCGTATTTAACGGTAATGTGCTTGTAAAAGATAACAACAGGACCGTTTATCATACCGCAATAGGACAGGCTGATGCTACTGGTAGCCAGCCCCTTACGGAGCAGCACCGTTTTCATATAGGCTCTATTGCCAAAGAGTTCAGTGCTGCAGGTATTATGCTGTTACAGCAGGAAGGCAGGCTATCGCTACATGACCATGTATCAAAGTATCTTCCGAACCTGCCATCCTGGGCCGACTCTATTGAGATCATCCACCTGTTGCAGTATACCAGCGGCTTGCCTGACGTCAAATGGAAGACGGTGAACACCGATGCGGATAACATGGCCGACCTCCAACAGCTGACAAGGCTGAATACTGTACCAGGTCAGACGTATGCATACAATAACAACAACATCTTCCTCCAGCGGCAGATCATTGAAAAGGTCTCCGGTAGGTCGTTCAAAGACTTTGTGACCCAACGGTTGTTATTACCTGCGGGCATGAAAACGGCGATCGTTGACCCTACAGAGACAACTCCCCTGATGTCGAAGTCTTTCAGTAATGACAAAAAGCAGGACCCGTTGACGATCCCTATCTCCGGACAAACAGCCGTTACCCTGCAAGACCTCTATTTATGGTCAGAGGCGATCAACCATTTTAAGATACTGCATCCAGCGTCCACACGTACCATTCTTTATCCGTTTGCACCTAACAGGCAGGCAGGTCTTGGTGGTGGTGGCATGGAAGGCAATAAAATGATACGCCATGTACACGATGGCACCGGCAGGAACTTCCAGGCGCTGCTGGTGAGTGATCCGGTGAAAGGCCGTACTGTTATATTGCTGACCAACAACATGCAGAATAACCTGTATGACTTCAATACGGCTATACAAAACATACTGGATGGCAAGCCTTATACACAGCCGAAAAAGGCGGGTTTCAATCTGCTACTGGCAAATATCAAAGACCAGAAAGGCGAACAGCTACTCACCCTGTATAATCAGCTTAAACAGCAGTATAGTGAACAGTATGATTTCGACGGAGAAGGTACGCTTAACCGTCTGGGTTATCACCTGATGGGACAAGGACGGATAGACGATGCCATCATCGTTTTCGAATATAATACAACCCTCTTCCCGCAGTCGGGTAATGTGTTTGACAGTCTGGGCGAGGCTTACTACAAGAAGGGAGACAAAGCCAGGGCGTTAGTGAACTACAAACGTTCACTGGAACTGGACCCTGGTAATGAAACCGCTAAAATGATCATTGCAGAACTGACAGCGAAGTGA
- a CDS encoding helix-turn-helix transcriptional regulator, which produces MNVINLPQDLNPAQYRAEDRILIRPYTSPCNTKKNRVILHRNMINLLVEGRKTVIYGGQTTTVNDNAILFLTAGSCLTTSVLSDNGNFQAFLLYYSDDALLDFFMKYDHLVKAQQPLPVPAASFITFEKDVFIRNYIASLRHLLEVSQPISQEICVLKFEELLLYLLQTSPEALLQLKVNATGSMQDFEIRKAVEGNITNRVTVEELAFLCSMSLSTFKRRFTKIYGTTPQRWILEQKMQVAARLLKDQQAKPGDVYDQVGYESHSSFTKAFRQLFGMTPSAYQEQNMNVQA; this is translated from the coding sequence ATGAATGTAATCAATCTGCCACAGGACCTCAATCCGGCACAATACCGCGCAGAAGACCGGATCCTGATCCGGCCATATACATCTCCCTGTAACACGAAAAAGAACCGGGTGATCTTACACAGGAACATGATCAATCTACTGGTGGAAGGGCGTAAGACTGTCATTTACGGCGGACAAACAACTACTGTGAATGATAACGCCATCCTGTTCCTGACAGCGGGTAGCTGTCTGACCACAAGCGTATTGTCGGACAATGGCAACTTCCAGGCTTTTCTTCTCTATTACAGTGATGATGCATTGCTGGACTTCTTCATGAAATATGACCACCTCGTAAAGGCGCAGCAACCGTTACCAGTACCGGCGGCTTCTTTTATCACCTTCGAAAAGGACGTGTTTATCCGCAATTATATAGCATCACTCCGGCATCTGCTGGAGGTAAGCCAACCGATCTCGCAGGAGATCTGTGTACTGAAATTCGAAGAGCTGTTATTGTACCTGCTGCAAACATCACCGGAAGCATTACTGCAACTGAAAGTGAACGCTACCGGCAGCATGCAGGACTTCGAGATCAGGAAGGCGGTGGAAGGGAACATCACAAACCGTGTAACGGTAGAAGAACTCGCGTTCCTCTGCAGCATGTCATTGTCTACTTTCAAACGCCGCTTCACGAAAATATACGGCACTACTCCGCAGCGCTGGATACTGGAACAGAAGATGCAGGTGGCTGCGCGTTTGCTCAAAGATCAGCAAGCCAAACCGGGCGATGTGTATGATCAGGTAGGCTATGAAAGTCACTCGAGTTTTACAAAAGCCTTCCGCCAGTTATTTGGTATGACCCCCTCCGCCTACCAGGAACAAAATATGAACGTCCAGGCATAA
- a CDS encoding SseB family protein, producing the protein MSLFDRFRKKPATTEDNTVPTPEATAPDALSPDRNFVDDLVSYFSSNPDITAAYFGFGYNNTTRQHILVLAIDHQTDEDTVRDLTWMIKCLFMSDTDIHYTSNITNQELLDYIKQHNPAFYHQDGSAVLQQKIMKQWFDQQQYHTELIDTLKTTPVFTLAHKMENSKDLMLATYVRESGEFIPLFASEDMIAKSGMINLPDDRVVVKMTFQRILNGINPGQLFILNPATPFEVEMKV; encoded by the coding sequence ATGAGTTTATTTGACCGTTTCAGGAAGAAACCTGCCACAACTGAAGACAATACAGTTCCAACACCGGAGGCCACCGCTCCCGATGCCCTTTCACCAGACAGGAACTTCGTGGACGACCTGGTGAGCTATTTCAGTTCCAACCCGGACATCACCGCTGCCTATTTCGGGTTTGGGTACAACAATACCACCAGGCAACATATCCTGGTATTGGCGATAGATCATCAGACAGATGAGGATACGGTAAGGGACCTGACCTGGATGATCAAATGTCTGTTCATGAGTGATACCGACATTCACTACACATCCAATATCACGAACCAGGAATTACTCGACTATATCAAACAACACAACCCTGCTTTCTATCACCAGGATGGATCGGCTGTGTTACAACAGAAGATCATGAAGCAGTGGTTTGACCAGCAGCAGTATCATACTGAGCTGATTGACACACTAAAAACAACACCGGTCTTCACACTGGCCCATAAGATGGAAAACAGCAAAGACCTGATGCTGGCAACTTACGTAAGGGAAAGCGGTGAATTCATCCCCCTGTTTGCCAGTGAGGATATGATTGCCAAAAGCGGCATGATCAATCTTCCGGACGACAGGGTAGTCGTTAAAATGACCTTCCAGCGGATCCTGAATGGTATTAATCCCGGGCAGCTGTTCATCCTGAATCCGGCAACACCATTTGAGGTAGAGATGAAGGTGTAA
- a CDS encoding GNAT family N-acetyltransferase: MSRVIENKKAGIFSRFPTIRTPHLELVQITDAHAEDLYKLFGDQNVTRYYNLVPLACPDDSLPLIHHFRKRFEAGAAIRWGIRLNESDRIIGTVGFNNFTPKHRANIGYDLQYAYWNRGIATEALHAIISYGFHALNINRIEAEVMEGNEPSMHLMHKLGFKQEGVLRQWMYWNEQHYDMVMYSLLKAERNE; encoded by the coding sequence ATGTCCCGCGTTATTGAAAATAAAAAAGCCGGCATTTTTAGTAGATTTCCTACTATACGTACTCCTCATCTGGAACTGGTACAGATAACAGATGCACATGCGGAAGACCTGTATAAATTATTCGGCGATCAAAACGTCACCAGGTATTACAACCTGGTTCCGCTGGCCTGTCCGGATGACTCCCTCCCCCTCATCCATCACTTCCGCAAACGCTTTGAAGCGGGTGCTGCTATCAGATGGGGCATACGGCTGAATGAAAGCGACCGGATCATCGGTACGGTGGGTTTTAATAATTTCACACCGAAACACCGGGCCAATATCGGCTACGACCTGCAATACGCCTATTGGAACCGTGGCATTGCAACGGAAGCCCTCCATGCCATCATCAGTTATGGATTTCATGCGCTTAATATCAACCGGATAGAAGCGGAAGTAATGGAAGGAAATGAGCCATCCATGCACCTGATGCATAAATTAGGCTTCAAACAGGAAGGGGTATTGAGACAGTGGATGTATTGGAATGAGCAGCATTATGATATGGTAATGTATTCGCTGCTGAAAGCAGAAAGAAATGAATAA
- a CDS encoding YjaG family protein, whose protein sequence is MTENLEELLSELTPNDVSRFSLAGAETLWLTFRKVYEDEFNGDVNKTAEIFDKAWLLVSGQLKDTTVEELETMAKDQIPDLDNFMGIFESAWRTTLASSAQNAATGVWLAICGLAVEPVGAALDTTDIIRNTLDILISTQFSAEKGEDFFPEEEDIETHPLFEEEVNRQQEAIAALKNGKQATFRQDFVRLIQLNKLGIEA, encoded by the coding sequence ATGACAGAGAACCTGGAAGAACTGCTTTCCGAACTCACACCAAACGACGTTTCCCGTTTCAGTCTGGCAGGCGCAGAGACATTGTGGCTGACCTTCAGGAAAGTATATGAAGATGAATTTAACGGCGACGTTAATAAAACCGCAGAGATATTTGACAAAGCATGGCTGCTGGTATCAGGTCAGCTGAAAGATACAACTGTCGAGGAGCTGGAAACAATGGCGAAAGACCAGATCCCTGATCTGGACAACTTCATGGGTATCTTCGAATCCGCATGGCGTACCACCCTGGCGTCCAGTGCCCAGAACGCAGCAACCGGAGTATGGCTGGCCATCTGCGGACTTGCTGTGGAACCGGTAGGCGCTGCGCTTGACACGACCGACATTATCCGTAATACACTTGATATACTGATCAGCACACAGTTCAGCGCGGAAAAAGGAGAAGACTTCTTCCCGGAAGAAGAAGATATTGAAACACATCCGCTGTTCGAAGAAGAAGTGAACAGGCAGCAGGAAGCGATTGCTGCCCTAAAGAACGGGAAGCAGGCAACCTTCAGACAGGACTTCGTCCGACTGATCCAGTTGAATAAACTGGGTATCGAAGCATAA
- a CDS encoding ester cyclase, which produces MTAVTEQNKAVVRRFNKEVIEENNLHSFNEIMHAAFINHTAAAGADSGAAGILYTFNEVLRPAFPDLRVTIHEQVAEGDKVTTFKTISGTHTGTFMGIPPTHQVVMIRVMDMVTVRDGQYVEHWGVNTLGALVAELKTIHAAKK; this is translated from the coding sequence ATGACAGCCGTAACAGAACAGAACAAAGCCGTGGTAAGACGGTTCAACAAAGAAGTGATTGAAGAAAATAATCTGCACAGTTTTAACGAGATCATGCATGCTGCCTTTATCAACCATACCGCAGCCGCAGGCGCAGATAGCGGGGCCGCAGGTATATTGTATACTTTCAATGAAGTGCTCAGACCTGCATTTCCTGATCTCAGGGTAACCATCCATGAACAGGTAGCAGAAGGAGATAAGGTCACAACATTTAAAACGATCTCAGGCACCCATACAGGCACCTTCATGGGTATACCACCAACACATCAGGTTGTGATGATCCGGGTAATGGACATGGTCACCGTGCGCGACGGGCAGTATGTTGAACACTGGGGCGTGAATACGCTGGGAGCGCTTGTAGCGGAATTAAAGACAATACATGCAGCAAAGAAATAG
- a CDS encoding helix-turn-helix domain-containing protein: MFQKHLGAFFREHTGVPLRDYINRYKLHIIENRLTYSSLSLKEISQELGFTDLSHFSKFVRSHHQINPSAYRNK, translated from the coding sequence ATATTCCAAAAACACCTGGGAGCGTTCTTCCGGGAACATACCGGCGTCCCGTTACGCGATTACATCAATCGCTATAAACTGCATATTATTGAAAACAGGCTGACATACAGCTCTTTATCGCTCAAAGAGATCAGCCAGGAACTGGGGTTCACCGACCTCAGTCATTTCAGTAAATTCGTCAGGAGTCACCACCAGATCAATCCATCCGCCTACCGGAATAAATAA